Below is a genomic region from Spirosoma radiotolerans.
CCTGTGTTTTGAAACCGATAGCCGATATGACCAGTACTGGATTCGCGCCCCGAACGTTGATGGCGTAGTTGCCTTCAGCGTCACTTGATGTACCCGTTTGAGTACCCTTTAAAACAACGTTAGCGCCTGGAACAGGGCCATCAACGCCGGTAATTTTACCCGTCAGGCGACGGTCCTGGGCAGAAGCGGTGAGGCTCCACAGTAATAGGACTGTACCCAGAAAAGCGGTCTGCAGAAATCTGTAGAGCGGTGCTTTCATGAAGATTAGGTTGGTTTTATATTGAGTTAAACGCATCAATATTATGCTGATTAAATTATATTTCAAAGTGAAATCGTAATAAATATGTCATATGGACATTATTAAAAGCTTATTAATTATACGTATTGTTATATTTAAAATAAATCAAAAAGCTGATTATCAGACATTTAGGCTATTTTTTGGAGCCTAAAAATTCAATAAATTATATTTTTTGTTAGATAGAGTTAAGTTTAATTTGCACTTGCTTGAAAAAATGGCCTGGCCACTTTAGATATAGGTTTGTTACATTATGCACACGAATTATTACTTTATAAAGCAGCTCGTTCCAGCACTTCAATTGCAGTTATTGAGTACTTCTACCCCAGTTGCTTCAGATAAATCTGTGCATGGGCTTGGGCTCCGGTTTATGGAGTGCTTCAGCCAGGATCGGGACGAGGTTGTTTTGGTGTTTGCCCAAGCTAAAGGAAAAGCCAATTATTATAGACCATTCTACATTAAAGCGACGCTACGGCCCGATTTCTCAGGTTTGTTTTTTCCCGATACCGTTCAGCGTGCCCGTACAAACAGTGTCGATCTATTTAACTCGGTGGTTAGTGAACCGGGTAAGGAACGGGCTGTACTGGGCGTGCGATCCTTTCTGAATGAACGTTGTCTGGCTATTCTACTGGAGGACGATTTTACGCTGGTCTTTAAATTCTTTGGCAATCGGCCTAACTTACTAGCCTTTCAGGGCAATAAGGTGATCGATTTATTCAATCGGCAGTTAGCAACCGACGAAGACCTTCGACTTGATGCCTTTGATCGCCCTATTGACCAATCGTATACTGCCTTTGAACAAGCGCACTTCGACCATCGAAAACTGTTTCCGACGTTCGGTAAAGTCGTTAACAAATGGATTGATCATAGAGCCAGGCAGGTAGGCATTGAATTGGGAAGTAGAGAGTCCTGGTCAATTATTCAGGATGCTGTACGGCAATTAGAACAGCCGCATTATTACCTGATTCGACTGGATCACAAGCCAACGTTGAGCCTGCTTCCCTTTGACGCCCAAGCTGATGACCCTCCTCCGCGGGAATACAATGACCCTATAGAAGCTGCCAACCGGTTCTTCGTTGCTCTGAACGGATTGACGACATTTGAGCTTGAGAAAGCTAATCTGTTTAGGTTGATTGAAAAGCGTCGCAAGCGGGCTGAAGCTCAAATCGACATATCCCTGCAGCGGCTGATGCTGAAGGAGGAGGGCGCTAGCCATGAAGAAATTGGCCATATTTTAATGGCCAATTTACATGATATATCTTCTACTCCAAGTGTGAAATCGCCTGAACGGTTAACCCTATACGATTTCTACCGCGACCGACCAATTGACATCAAGCTTAAACCAGATTTGAGTCCGCAGAAGAACGCAGAGAATTATTACCGAAAGGCTAAAAACGAAAAAATAGAAGAGCAACACCTGCATGATCAGATAGCCGCTCGTGAAGCAGAATTAATTCGTATCGAGCAGCAGAAAGCCGATTTGGCTACAATACAGAGTTTAAAAGAACTCCGTAAATACGTCAAGCAGCATAATCTGCTGAGTGAGGGTATTTTAGCCAGTACGGGTGAAGTGGCGGCTTTATTTAAGGAAGTGACGTACGAAGGGTTTCGCATTCTGATTGGTCGAAACGCGAAAAATAACGATTTGCTTACGCAGCGATATACCTATAAGGATGACCTGTGGCTACACGCCCGCGATGTTACAGGTTCGCATGTGGTTGTAAAATATAAAGCAGGTAAAACGTTTCCCAGAAGCGTTATTGAGCGCGCTGCTGAGCTAGCGGCCTGGTATTCCAGACGTCGAACCGATAGTTTATGCCCGGTCATTGTGACACCTAAGAAATATGTTCGCAAGCCTAAAGGGTTGGCGGAAGGGCAGGTGCTGGTCGAAAAGGAAGATGTTGTCCTTGTTGTCCCAAAGGGCGAATGAAAGTAGGTAAGCCATCAGCTAGTTAGGGGCTGGCGCTAGTTACTTTCACGCCAGCCTCTGACTATTGGGTGTTTTATTGATCAACGACAACACTCAATTGAGCTGTCAGGAGTCGATTCATCTCACTCCAGGTATGATCCCAGGAGTTTTCATTCAAAAATGCGTCAATATCCGTCCAGTTGCCGGCTTTGCGGTTGGCCAGTGCCTGTTCGATGGCTGTTTCAAAGGCCTGTGCTGAGTCGGCAATTTGAACGAATTCTTTCGATCCATACATGCGAATGACATCGCGAATGGGCGTTGAGACTACAGGCAAACCTGCCGCTAAGTACTCGGGCGTTTTAGTTGGGCTTATAAACTTCGTCGATTCGTTTAGGGCAAAAGGGAGCATAGCCACGTCCCAATTGCTAAAATAGGCGGGAAGCTCTTTATACGCTTTCATACCCAAATAATGTACGTTTGGCTTGTTTGGTAACAAAGCCCGGTCAATTTTTACAATTGGACCTAATAAAATAAACTGCCATTCCGGGCGACGGTCTGCTAATTCAGTCAACAACTTGTAATCGAATCGTTCGTCGATAACCCCGCTAAACCCAATCCGTGGGTTAGGCAGCGTACGCTGGTCGGCTGGATCGGGCTGTGGCTTCCGGGCAGATGCAAAATGCGCAAAGTCAATACTGCTTGGGAAAGCAAATACGTATGGGTGCCGGTTTCGTTTCGCTTCATACAAGCTGTAGCCACCGGTGAACATAATCTCAGCCTGTTGTATAAGCTGTTTTTCTTTTTCCAGTAGTTGAGCTGGCGCGCCCCAAAAGGCCGATAATTCGTCCATGCAATCATATACCGTAAGCGCTGGTTTCAGATGGTCACTGAAAAGCAAAGCCATGGGTGTATAATACCAGGCAATGAATGAATGAATGCGCTCGCTGGCCATAAACTCATCCAGTAACTGCCGTTGAAGCTGAATAGCTTCTTCAGGCTTGGTTCCGTGAGGCAGGTGAGGAATAAGTACTGTCAGGCGGTCTGTTTGTTGACAGATGCTCATGTGTAGCGTATCGCTCCAAATAGGTTCTTCAATAAACCAGACCTTGTAATTTTTGGCTGCCCGACCAAGTAAGTGTTGGGGACGTTGGTAAACGAAATTCCAGCGTAAATGCGAGAAGCAAATCAGATCGGCAACATCGTTAACCCTGGTATCGAAAGTCGACTTGTGGGTGTAGGTAGGTATGGTAGATGAAACAGAGAGGGCGGCATTATCGCCAAGAGCATGCGTTGAGGGTGGTACTTTCATAACTATAGGAGGGGATTATATAAGTATATCCAGTTCGTCGGTTGACCAGACTACTCATTCTACTTATAAAACCCAAACCACCCGAAAATGTTAGTCCGCAACTCGTTTAATTGAGGAAGCGGACCCGTACCTGGCAGTGCCTTCCTACCAGCTATCTTAATGGCCTGACTTACTCAGTTGGCCGTTGTCGACTTTTTATCTTCATTCAATTCGAACAAATAGCCGTCAAGATCGGAGAAGTAAACCTGAACGATACCATCAAAGCGTACCTGTCGGTGATAGGGTATATTTTTGGTTTTTAGATATTGTTCCGATTTGTTAATGTCGTCAACAAAGAGCGCATAATGGCTACCGTTACGATCATGAACAATTTGTTCCGTCCGACCATCCAGAAGATGAATTTGCTGACCGTTACCGAGGTCAAACCAGGCTCGTGTTGCCTTCAGATTTTCGGGTACCGGTATGGGTTTGAGGCCGATGACATCCCGATAAAAAGCGGCACTTGTGGGCACATCCTTAACATGAATCGAGATGTGGTTATGACGGGTGATACCTAGCTTGTCTTGTCCTGAAACCAGATTCCAAGTCAACAGGCTAACAGTAAGCAACAGAAATAGTACTAATTTTTTCATGCAGAATAAAGGCGTCACCGAACCAAAACTACCCGGCTTTGCAGTCCTGCAGGCGTTTCGATTGTTATCGTGTAGCGCTCGGCAGCCAGCCCTCGCAGGCTGATTGTTCGGGTATATGTACCGGGTCTAAGCGCTGGCTCCTGAACTGTTTGAACACGCTGGCCCAGTTGGTTCACCAGCGAAATGTTGGCCGCTCCCGTGGTCGATAAGGTGAAATCGATCAATACGCTTTCCGTTGTGGGGTTTGGGTAAACACGGAATGTATCCAAGGTTGGATTGTCGACGGCGGTTACGATCGCTGGACCCGTTGTTACGGATGTAGGCAAGGTGACTGATTCGACGGTTTTGAGAATCCAATTGTTAGGATCGATTACGAGTCCTGAAATAGTGCCCCGAACAGGCAATGTAAACGTTTGATCGGCACGGTCGTTCAGTACCGTCACGGTTGTGTCGCCAGCTGCCGATTGTACCTTCATCTGAATGGGCATTGTAAATGAGCTCGGATTGGTGGCTGTCGTGTTGCGTTGTTCAAGTCGTACGGTTATAGTGTTAGCTGTGCTTCCCGAGCTAACCGTCGCCTTATAGGTTGGGTATCCTTCACCGTAAATCCATTCCTTGAAGAAGTAATCCAGAGAACGATTGGATACTTGCTGCGCCACAGCCTGGAAGTCCTCAGTCACGGCTGTATTGTAGGCCAGCGTTGGCGTAGCCACGTAAGTACGCAAAGTCTGGAAAAACAAGTCATCGCCCACAATACCCCGTAGCATGTGCAAAACGGCTGCTCCCTTGGCGTAGGTGCGGGCACTGTTGAAAATATTATTGGTGCTACTGATGTCCTGAACATAAATTGAGCCACGGGCCGTTCGGGCACTACTCATGAAGTTATTCATCGTCGACAAATAACCCGCTTGCCCACTAACCGACTCTGCATAGATGGCTTCGCCATAGGAAGCAAAGCCCTCGTTCAGCCAGATATTCTGCCAGTCCCGACAGGTAATTTTGTCGCCAAACCACTGGTGGGTCAGTTCATGTGCAATTACACTGGGTGTCAATGAGCTAATTCCCATGGATGTGATCGTTTGGTGCTCCATCCCGCCGTTATTTCTGGCAAACTGCGCATGCCCATATTTCTCCCGCAAAAATGGATAAGGACCGAACCGATTGCTGAATAGCTGAAGCATGCTTGGGGTTAGGTCGAGACTACTCTTAACCTGAGCCAGGTTTTCCGGGTAAATGTAGTGGGTAACCGGCATCGTCTGATTTCCAGACGTAAACGGCGTATCATATTGCGTGTAATTCGATACGGCTATTGAAATCAGGTACTGGGCAATTGGGTAGCTATTGCGCCACAAGTACGTTCGGGTACCATCGGTATTGGTGGTCGTGCTGATCAGCTTCCCGTTCGAAACCGAGACTAACTGAGCGGGAGCTGTAATGCGAACGGAGGAGGAATCCGCCTTGTCGGCAGGAGTGTCCCGGCAAGGAAACCAGTCCGATGCACCATAGGGCTCACTCAGGCTCCAGATGACTGGATCAGTCGTCGTTTCATGTTTATCAAACAGGAAGCTGCCATTGGCGGTGCCATTTGGTACACCCTGATAAAAAACGGTTAGCGTTAGGGCCTGTCCATTCGCCAGAGGTTGAGGGGGCGTAATGGTTAGTTTGTTCTGCGCATGCTGAAACGATAACGGCTGACTGCCCGCTTTCACGGAATCAACCCGCAGGCCCAAGCCAGTTGTTGTGGTTGTTGAATTCAGATCCAGAAAAAAACTGCTGACATTAGCTGCTGTACTTTTCAGCGTGATGGTCGTGGCTCCGATTAATTTGGCGGGCGTAGTGGTCAGTCGGAGATCAAGTCCGTAATAGGTGACATCAATGGTTGCATCGCCGGGGTAGGCTAATCGTGCTTTGGGATTAGCAGCTAGCTGCCCAAAGTAACGCACCTTGCCCATCTGGCAGAATTGTCCGCCATCAACAATAGGCTGAGCGGTGGCAAACAGGGGAAATAGAAACAGAAGTACGTAACCAATGCGCATATCCGATGAGTTTTCCTATCAACCTTTAGAGCAGGCATTAAGTTAGCGTAATGTTAGTTTTCGCCTGACTGACCAGAATTCAACCGTTTGTTTTCCTTCGCTCGCGCTTCTGCCTGGGCTTTGGTCTCTTCGAGCTTCTGTTGTTCGGCCTCAGGTAATTGGAGCTGCCAGCCCATTGAACTAGCCAATTGATACATCATATATTGAATCTGGTTAGTAGCGATTTTGGGCAGGTCACTTTGCATAGCCCGCTCATTCATAGCTTGTTTGGCTTCATCCAGGATCTGGGTGTAATCGTCCCCACTAAAATGATTCAGAATCCCAGCCTGAATATCGTAGAAGGTATAATCTGTATCAATAGACAGGACTTCAGGTTCTGGAAACGATTCGATGATGAGCTTTTTATCGCCGTTTTCCATCGCCCTGAATCGAACTTTGGCAAAGTCAAAGCCCACCAGCACTTTTGCTTTCGCAATGACCATCGCCTTTTTTGGGTCATTCAATACGTATAAGATTTTCTTCTGATCCTGATAGTTGTAGATCTCTGAAAAGTACCCTTCCGCCATTACCACTTTAAATACTTTCTCAATACGCTCCAATAGCAGGACCGAGTCCCGACGGACATTGGTGATCCCTGTTCGTTTCCGCACGGAGCTAGCCAGAGCCGCCCCTCCGCCTGCGCCAACGAGTAAAAGTAAAAGGGTGGTTAAGAAATCCATTTCATTCAGGAACTGGTTAAGTCAGTGAAGTCGAGTTTAAGAACTCGACTTCATCACTGCGAGAGTTGCCCCAACAAATAATACCCAAAGGGTAGGTAAGAAATTTATTCAATCAGCCGATATAAAGCATGCGGGTTAAACAGATAGAACGAATCAAAACAGATTTTTACCAATTGCCAATCCGTTTTAATTCGTTCTATCTGTTTAACCCGCATGCTTTTTCTACTATTTATTTCGCGTAAGCGACTGCCCGCATTTCCCGAATGACTGTCACTTTGATCTGGCCGGGGTACTGCATTTCTTTTTCTATTTTTTGCGAAATTTCATACGATAAAACACCCGCCCGTTCATCCGATACGTGGTCGGCGTCGACCATGATCCGCAGCTCACGGCCTGCCTGAATGGCGTAACACTTGGTCACTCCAGGGAAGTTACCTGCCAGTTCTTCCAACTCTTTGAGCCGTTTAATGTACGACTCCATCATTTCGCGACGAGCACCCGGCCGGGAACCCGATACCGCATCGCATACCTGAACGATGGGCGAGATCATGCTCGTCATCTCGATTTCGTCGTGGTGAGCACCAATGGCGTTGATGACTTCGGGATTCTCTTTGTATTTTTTCGCCAGTTCCATGCCCAGAATGGCGTGGGGAAGCTCGGCTTCTTCGGGCCAGACCTTACCAATGTCGTGGAGTAACCCGGCCCGTTTGGCCAGCTTGGCATTTAACCCCAACTCAGCAGCCATGGTTGCGCAAAGCTTAGCCACTTCGCGGGAGTGTTGCAGGAGGTTCTGGCCGTAACTGGAGCGGAAGCGCATCCGGCCAACCATCTTGATCAGTTCGGGGTGGAGACCATGAATACCCAGATCAATAACCGTACGCTCGCCAATTTCAACGATTTCGTCTTCGATGTTTTTGCGGGTTTTGGCAACAATCTCCTCAATACGGGCGGGGTGAATGCGCCCATCCTGAACCAGACGGTGTAGCGATAAACGGGCAATTTCCCGACGAACCGGGTCGAAGCCTGAGATAATGATCGCTTCTGGAGTATCATCAACAATGATTTCGACACCTGTGGCGGCTTCGAGCGCCCGAATATTTCGGCCTTCCCGGCCAATTACTTTGCCTTTCACATCATCGGATTCGATGTTGAAAACCGATACGCAGTTCTCGATGGCGTGTTCGGTAGCCGTCCGCTGAATGGTTTCAATAACCACCTTTTTGGCTTCTTTAGTAGCGGTTAATTTGGCTTCTTCAACAATATTTTTGATGTAGGAAGACGCCCGCGTTTCGGCTTCAGCCTTGAGGTTTTCAACGAGTTGCTCACGAGCCTGATCGGCAGAAAGGCCCGCAATTTTTTCGAGTTGGGCGACCTGATCGGCCAGCATCCGATCCGCTTCCTGCTGACGTCTGTCCACATCTTCCCGGCGCTTGTTGAGGGCGTCGATCTGCTGTGCCAGGCTATTTTTCTGTTGCCCAAGTTCATTACGCTGCTGATTCAACTCGTTTTCGCGGTTCCGTTGCTGATCGGCCTGTTGGGCTAGTTGTTGTTCGCGCTGCTTGAGCTTCGTTTCGTTCTGAAGGAGTAGATTTCGTTTCTGATTCGTCGTTTCTTCAAATTCGGTTTTCAGTTTCAGATACTTCTCTTTTGCCTCTAATATTCGATCTTTTTTAATTGTTTCAGCTTGTAATTCAGCGTTTTTTAAGATAGTAGCTGCTCTGTCTTCTGCTTCTTTCTCCTGCTTTGCGTGAACGCCCGCCATGGTTTGACGGCCAATTAATATGCCAATACCACCCCCAACAAGGGCGGCAAGAATCGTTAACCAAACTGGAATGTCCATCGGACTATATCGTTAAGGTTGAAAAAATAAACCATCAACCTGCTGCAATACGAGTGCTCTGAACGTCAACTCTGAGTATTTTGAGGGTGGAAGCCCGCCGTTTTTTATGTCGAAATGACCGGCGTGACGACCTGATCTAATTGAGTTATTTTGTCAAACACCATCTGTTGTAATCGTTGCATCTGTCGTTCTCCTCTGAGCTTGGTAACCAGGCAGTCGAAAGCGATCATTGCCAGGGCTTCCTGTGTATCAGACAGACCTCTTTCCCGATACTGCTTCAGTTCATCCTGAATCAATTTGGCGGCTTCGCGCACAATAGCCTCTGATTCCGGCTCTACAGCTAGTTTGTAGAATCGGTCGGCAATTTTTACGCGAATTGGCAATTCTTCCATCGCTGCAGTCGGCTCAGATGGGGCTAGGCCCCGGAGCCAATTTGGGTTTATGACAAACTACTCAAGTGAGCAATGCACCGTTCCAATTCCCGGATATACTCGTCGAGTTGTTGTTTTAATTCAGCATTCGTATCTGTCTCAGACAGATTGTCTTTTACAATTATACCAACATCTTTCGACTTTGGTGTATTTTTTTCTGGAATAACTGGTTTTTTCCGTAGTTGTCTTACTAATTCCTGCTCTTTTCGCAAGCTTTCCTGCAAGGCCGAATTTTCCAGTTCCAGTTGTTCAACCTGCTTCTGCGTATCAGTATATGCTCTCGTCAGCAGCTTGAGTTTATGCTCAAACCGCTCAACAAGGGCAATAATTTGATGTTCGCTTACCACAGTTTTAACAAATTGTTGAGTGATAGATTGCCTGAATGATTGAATAATGTTTGCAATAATTATTCAATCATTCAGGCAATCTATCACTTAATCATTTTCTAATTACCGCGCCCAACTCCTGCTCGAAAGCGGCCATGAGCCGTTGCATTGTCTTATCGATGGTTACATCGGTGAGGGTCTGAGCCGTATCCTGCAACATGAAGTTGACCGAATAGGCTTTCTTTCCTTCACCAAGGTTTTCACCTTCATACACATCGAACACATTTATCGTGCGTAATAATTTCCGTTCCGTTTGGCGGGCCAGTCGGCTGATCTGTTCGAATGAAATCGCCTTGTCAATGACGAGCGACAGGTCACGCCGAACTTCAGGAAACCTGGATACTTCTTCGTAACGAATTTTGCCGGAAGCCAGCTTCAGCAAAGCCTGCCAGTCGAAATCTGCATAGAATACAGGTTGCTTCAGGTCTACCAGTTTTGTCAGTTTGGCATTAACTAACCCCAGGCTGACCAATGGTTTTTTATTGACAACATAGGTTAGACCATATTGAAAAAGTGTTGTATCGGCTGGCTGCGTTTCGAACGATTTGATCCTGAACAAGTTCAGAACCCGTTGTACGGCCGTTGCCAGGTCATGATAAGCTACAGGCTGGCCTTTCTGAAGCCAGCTTTCCGGGTTTTGATTCCCAATCATGGCCAGGCTTAATCGCATCCGCTCAACGTACTTGGGAGATCCATCCTCAAGTTTTACTTTATGATAAACCTTGCCGAACTCAAACGTTTTCAAGTCTTTCTGCCGCCGGTTCAGATTATACACCAGTGTTTCCAGGGACGAAAACAACAAGGTTTGCCGCATTACAGACAGGTCATCACTTAGCGGATTGAGAAGAGTGACGTCGTCTCCGGTTAAAGATTGCCGGATGGCATCGTTATAAGCAGGTCGGGTCAATGACAGCGTCAGGATTTCGTAGAATCCATTGGCCGCCATGAGTTGGCTTACACGGCTCTGCCATTGATCAGGGTCCGTTTTAGGGAATTCAGAGAGCGAGTCAGCCGAAAGATTCGCCGAAAGCGGTATGTTATCTAACCCGTAAATGCGAAGAATCTCTTCGATCACGTCGGCTTCCCGCGTCACATCGACGCGGTAGGGCGGCACAATCGCTATGAAACCATCGTCTTCGATTGATTCAGCCTGAATATCCAGGGCGTCCAGAATCCGGTGAATCTCGGTATGGTCAATCTTGATGCCAATTAACCGGTCGATGTTACGGTAGCGAACCGGCACCCGGAACGCATCAATAGGCGTTGGGTAGATGTCGGTAATTGCCGAACTAACGGTTCCGCCAGCCACTTCCTGAATAAGCAAAGCCGCCCGCTTGAGTGCAAAGATTGTAATGTTCGGGTCGATGCCCCGCTCGAAGCGAAACGAAGCATCGGTTTTCAGACCATGGTGTTGCGCGGTTTTGCGGATAGACGTTGGTGAGAAATAAGCCGATTCGAGAAAAATGCTGGTTGTCTGCGCGGACACGCCGGAGTACTGACCGCCAAATACACCCGCGATGCACATGGGTTTTTCGGCATCACAAATCATCAGGTCCGTGGCCGTGAGTTTACGTTCTACACCATCCAGTGTAACAAATGGCGTGCCTTCGGGTAGCGTTTTAACGATGACCTGATTGCCCGAAATTTTTGCCGCATCAAAAGCATGCAGTGGCTGCCCCAAATCGTGGCAAACGAAATTCGTTACATCCACAATGTTGTTGATGGGGTTGAGGCCAATACTCAACAACCGTTGTTTGAGCCAATCCGGCGATTCGCCGACCGTTAGGCCACTCAGGGTAAGGCCTGCATACCGTGGGCAGGCCGTTGTGTCGTCGACCTGTACATTAAGCGTTAAATCAGTGTTATTGATAGCGAACGCATCAACCGAAGGCAACCGAAGCGGGCGATTTAAAACGGCTTTCAGGTCTCGGGCTGTTCCCAGGTGAGAAGCCGCATCGATGCGGTTGGGCGTCAGGCCAATCGCGATCTGGTAATCAGCTTCGAGATTGAAGTAACGGGCGGCCGGTGTACCGTTGGGCATCCGGGACGCCGGACCTTCCATATCGAGTACCATGATCCCCGCATGCGATGTACCTAACCCGATTTCGTCTTCAGCGCAGATCATCCCTTCGGAAGCTGCTCCACGAATTTTAGCTTTCTTTATTTGGAACGCATCTCCTGCGGTGGGGTGAAGTGTTGCTCCGACAAGGGCTACCACAACTTTCTGGCCAGCCGCCACATTGGGGGCGCCACAAACAATAGGCAGCGGCTGATCGGCACCTACATCAACCGTGGTTAAACTTAGTTTATCCGCATCCGGGTGTTTGACGCAGGTAAGTATCTCACCAATAACGACGCCCTCCAGCCCTCCGGGCACGGCGTTTATTTTCTCAATTCCTTCAACTTCCAGGCCCGTTGATGTCAGTAATTTACCAACTTCTTCGGGTGACTCAGGCAATTCAATGAACTCTTGTAACCATTTATAGGAAACTTCCATACAGCGGCAAAGCAGATTATTACCGCAAAGTTAGCCAATTGCTTGATTGCACCTGCAGTAAATTGACGGCAAAAAACTGGGCGGTCTCTCAGACCTGTTATTCGTGAGTAATATATTTCTCACCTGCCTTCACCGCAATTGGGAGTTTATTTTCGCCAGGGGGAAGCGGGCAGGCATATCTTGGGTTGTAGGCACAATATGGGTTATACGCCGTGTTGAAGTCAATAATTGCCTGACTATCTGTTAGTTGATTTGGGTCAAGCTCAATATAACGGCCACCACCGTATGTTTCTTTACCCGAAGTCGCGTCCCGAAACAAAATGGAATAGGTATTGGCGAGTTTGACAACCAGTAATCGATGCGCTTCGCCGTTCAGACTAAACACGGCATGGGCAAATTTTTCGTATACTTCCTCACTGCCGTCACTCATGCTGACAACCAGTTTTTGCGTTTTATCGGCAAAGGGTTCAAGCCGGGCAACAACGCGGTAGGTGGGGTCAGGAGCAAAATAACTAAGTCCGTTGAACGATGATTTATCCTGAATAGGAGACTCGCCATTCGTGCGCATGAACTGATCTTTCTCTGTACGCTTTGTCGTTAGTTCCTGACGGTACGTTTCTGGCTTAACCGTTGCCTCTAAACCACTCGCGGAGGTCATGTTGCCACCATCAAAAAAGGTGAAATACAACACTATTAACGTGAGTAAAAATAACCCTGTAAGAAAAAATTTATTTCTTAACATAACCAAATGATCATAAATTGACTTTAACTAAAATTAAGTATTCTAATGGTGACTGGCAGCCAAGAGATTTTGAGTAATTGTACTCAGCTTTGTTGATTGCGTTACATTTGCTTTGTATAGTTTTTTGATATATTTAAAGCCTTAAATGAATACTTCCTTTTTCAAATCTAAAATTTACGCTTAGAATGGCCAAACTCTATGAATTGAAAACATTTGAATCCAATACCGGAAACTTAACTGTTTTTGAAGGAATTATTCCGGGTGTTATTCAACGCGTCTTTTATATTTATGAAGCTGGGCACACTGCCCGGGCAGGCCATCGGCATCACCGCACCTGGCAGGCACTCGTTTGCCTGAGTGGCAGTTGCCGTG
It encodes:
- the rny gene encoding ribonuclease Y translates to MDIPVWLTILAALVGGGIGILIGRQTMAGVHAKQEKEAEDRAATILKNAELQAETIKKDRILEAKEKYLKLKTEFEETTNQKRNLLLQNETKLKQREQQLAQQADQQRNRENELNQQRNELGQQKNSLAQQIDALNKRREDVDRRQQEADRMLADQVAQLEKIAGLSADQAREQLVENLKAEAETRASSYIKNIVEEAKLTATKEAKKVVIETIQRTATEHAIENCVSVFNIESDDVKGKVIGREGRNIRALEAATGVEIIVDDTPEAIIISGFDPVRREIARLSLHRLVQDGRIHPARIEEIVAKTRKNIEDEIVEIGERTVIDLGIHGLHPELIKMVGRMRFRSSYGQNLLQHSREVAKLCATMAAELGLNAKLAKRAGLLHDIGKVWPEEAELPHAILGMELAKKYKENPEVINAIGAHHDEIEMTSMISPIVQVCDAVSGSRPGARREMMESYIKRLKELEELAGNFPGVTKCYAIQAGRELRIMVDADHVSDERAGVLSYEISQKIEKEMQYPGQIKVTVIREMRAVAYAK
- a CDS encoding VOC family protein, translating into MKKLVLFLLLTVSLLTWNLVSGQDKLGITRHNHISIHVKDVPTSAAFYRDVIGLKPIPVPENLKATRAWFDLGNGQQIHLLDGRTEQIVHDRNGSHYALFVDDINKSEQYLKTKNIPYHRQVRFDGIVQVYFSDLDGYLFELNEDKKSTTAN
- a CDS encoding glycosyltransferase family 1 protein, whose product is MKVPPSTHALGDNAALSVSSTIPTYTHKSTFDTRVNDVADLICFSHLRWNFVYQRPQHLLGRAAKNYKVWFIEEPIWSDTLHMSICQQTDRLTVLIPHLPHGTKPEEAIQLQRQLLDEFMASERIHSFIAWYYTPMALLFSDHLKPALTVYDCMDELSAFWGAPAQLLEKEKQLIQQAEIMFTGGYSLYEAKRNRHPYVFAFPSSIDFAHFASARKPQPDPADQRTLPNPRIGFSGVIDERFDYKLLTELADRRPEWQFILLGPIVKIDRALLPNKPNVHYLGMKAYKELPAYFSNWDVAMLPFALNESTKFISPTKTPEYLAAGLPVVSTPIRDVIRMYGSKEFVQIADSAQAFETAIEQALANRKAGNWTDIDAFLNENSWDHTWSEMNRLLTAQLSVVVDQ
- a CDS encoding M1 family aminopeptidase; amino-acid sequence: MRIGYVLLFLFPLFATAQPIVDGGQFCQMGKVRYFGQLAANPKARLAYPGDATIDVTYYGLDLRLTTTPAKLIGATTITLKSTAANVSSFFLDLNSTTTTTGLGLRVDSVKAGSQPLSFQHAQNKLTITPPQPLANGQALTLTVFYQGVPNGTANGSFLFDKHETTTDPVIWSLSEPYGASDWFPCRDTPADKADSSSVRITAPAQLVSVSNGKLISTTTNTDGTRTYLWRNSYPIAQYLISIAVSNYTQYDTPFTSGNQTMPVTHYIYPENLAQVKSSLDLTPSMLQLFSNRFGPYPFLREKYGHAQFARNNGGMEHQTITSMGISSLTPSVIAHELTHQWFGDKITCRDWQNIWLNEGFASYGEAIYAESVSGQAGYLSTMNNFMSSARTARGSIYVQDISSTNNIFNSARTYAKGAAVLHMLRGIVGDDLFFQTLRTYVATPTLAYNTAVTEDFQAVAQQVSNRSLDYFFKEWIYGEGYPTYKATVSSGSTANTITVRLEQRNTTATNPSSFTMPIQMKVQSAAGDTTVTVLNDRADQTFTLPVRGTISGLVIDPNNWILKTVESVTLPTSVTTGPAIVTAVDNPTLDTFRVYPNPTTESVLIDFTLSTTGAANISLVNQLGQRVQTVQEPALRPGTYTRTISLRGLAAERYTITIETPAGLQSRVVLVR
- a CDS encoding NFACT RNA binding domain-containing protein, with amino-acid sequence MHTNYYFIKQLVPALQLQLLSTSTPVASDKSVHGLGLRFMECFSQDRDEVVLVFAQAKGKANYYRPFYIKATLRPDFSGLFFPDTVQRARTNSVDLFNSVVSEPGKERAVLGVRSFLNERCLAILLEDDFTLVFKFFGNRPNLLAFQGNKVIDLFNRQLATDEDLRLDAFDRPIDQSYTAFEQAHFDHRKLFPTFGKVVNKWIDHRARQVGIELGSRESWSIIQDAVRQLEQPHYYLIRLDHKPTLSLLPFDAQADDPPPREYNDPIEAANRFFVALNGLTTFELEKANLFRLIEKRRKRAEAQIDISLQRLMLKEEGASHEEIGHILMANLHDISSTPSVKSPERLTLYDFYRDRPIDIKLKPDLSPQKNAENYYRKAKNEKIEEQHLHDQIAAREAELIRIEQQKADLATIQSLKELRKYVKQHNLLSEGILASTGEVAALFKEVTYEGFRILIGRNAKNNDLLTQRYTYKDDLWLHARDVTGSHVVVKYKAGKTFPRSVIERAAELAAWYSRRRTDSLCPVIVTPKKYVRKPKGLAEGQVLVEKEDVVLVVPKGE
- a CDS encoding DUF4230 domain-containing protein; its protein translation is MDFLTTLLLLLVGAGGGAALASSVRKRTGITNVRRDSVLLLERIEKVFKVVMAEGYFSEIYNYQDQKKILYVLNDPKKAMVIAKAKVLVGFDFAKVRFRAMENGDKKLIIESFPEPEVLSIDTDYTFYDIQAGILNHFSGDDYTQILDEAKQAMNERAMQSDLPKIATNQIQYMMYQLASSMGWQLQLPEAEQQKLEETKAQAEARAKENKRLNSGQSGEN